In Elephas maximus indicus isolate mEleMax1 chromosome 4, mEleMax1 primary haplotype, whole genome shotgun sequence, a genomic segment contains:
- the LOC126074800 gene encoding proteasome subunit beta type-3-like — MVRESQTQMVTTDFQKIFPMGDHLYIGLMRLATDVQTICLKYQLNPCELKEGQQIKPCTHRSMVANLLYEKWFGPYYITGLDLKTFKPFICSRGLMGCLIVPDHFVVSSTFAEQMYGMCKSLWDPSMDPEYLFETISQDMLKTVDQNVVSRMGVIVHIGVKDRITTRTLKALMALPSLPPAPPSPLF, encoded by the coding sequence TCAGACCCAGATGGTGaccacagacttccagaagaTCTTTCCCATGGGAGACCATCTGTACATTGGCCTGATGAGGCTCGCCACTGATGTTCAGACCATCTGCCTCAAGTACCAGCTGAACCCGTGTGAGCTGAAGGAAGGTCAGCAGATCAAGCCTTGTACTCACAGGAGCATGGTGGCCAATCTCTTATATGAGAAATGGTTTGGCCCCTACTACATCACCGGGCTGGACCTGAAGACCTTTAAGCCCTTCATTTGCTCTCGGGGCCTCATGGGCTGCCTCATAGTGCCAGACCACTTTGTGGTCAGTAGCACCTTTGCCGAACAAATGTACGGGATGTGCAAGTCCCTCTGGGATCCCAGCATGGATCCAGAATACTTATTTGAAACCATCTCCCAGGACATGCTAAAGACTGTGGATCAGAATGTGGTGTCCAGAATGGGAGTCATTGTCCACATCGGTGTGAAGGACAGAATCACCACCAGGACACTGAAGGCCCTAATGGCATTACCCTCTCTTCCTCCTGCACCCCCAAgtccacttttttaa